One part of the Rhizobium rhizogenes genome encodes these proteins:
- a CDS encoding 5-oxoprolinase subunit PxpA: MKIDVNSDMGEGFGVYKVCDDEKLMEVVSSANIACGFHAGDPEMMARMVRLAKQNGVGVGAHPGLADRLGFGRREIPVDAEEMEQQVLYQLGALSAIAKAQDVALSHISFHAAMGNMINRDAVLAERIMKKIRAVDPNLIVFSMPDMLIEKAALDCGLKVLNLFLADRAYDVKGQLVPRKLPNSVIKEEGKVRARVRQFLEKGTVTTIEGEIIPVRARSILVHSDTPGSLELARTVRSEVEACGGSVVPAREVVD, from the coding sequence ATGAAGATCGATGTTAATTCCGATATGGGCGAAGGTTTTGGCGTCTATAAGGTTTGCGACGACGAGAAGCTTATGGAAGTCGTCTCTTCGGCGAACATCGCCTGCGGCTTCCATGCCGGCGACCCGGAAATGATGGCGCGCATGGTGCGTCTTGCCAAACAGAACGGCGTCGGCGTCGGCGCCCATCCCGGCCTTGCCGACCGTCTCGGCTTCGGCCGCCGCGAAATTCCCGTCGATGCGGAAGAAATGGAACAGCAGGTTCTCTACCAGCTCGGCGCGCTTTCGGCGATTGCGAAAGCGCAGGATGTCGCGCTCTCCCATATCAGCTTCCATGCCGCCATGGGCAACATGATCAACCGCGATGCGGTCCTTGCGGAACGGATCATGAAAAAGATCAGGGCGGTCGATCCCAATCTCATCGTCTTTTCGATGCCGGACATGCTGATCGAAAAGGCAGCCTTGGATTGCGGTCTGAAAGTGCTCAACCTCTTCCTCGCCGACCGGGCCTATGATGTGAAAGGCCAGCTCGTACCACGCAAGCTGCCCAATTCGGTCATCAAGGAAGAGGGAAAAGTACGCGCGCGGGTGCGCCAGTTTCTGGAAAAAGGTACGGTTACGACGATCGAGGGCGAGATCATTCCCGTTCGCGCCCGGTCGATCCTCGTTCACAGCGATACGCCCGGTTCACTGGAGCTTGCGCGCACGGTGCGCAGCGAAGTGGAAGCCTGCGGCGGCAGTGTCGTGCCGGCGCGCGAAGTGGTCGACTGA
- the accB gene encoding acetyl-CoA carboxylase biotin carboxyl carrier protein yields MDLEKIKKLIEFVGSSRVSELTVSQEGTTVRIIRENNAVSLRAPSSQPRPVAVAETASETPRAEEQAPASAAAAPASSGIVAAPSFGLFHRAPSPGAAPFAEIGDEVREGQELFIIEAMKVFNTVRAERSGRIARFIANDGEDVELGQPVLEFE; encoded by the coding sequence ATGGATCTGGAAAAGATCAAGAAACTGATCGAGTTCGTCGGCTCTTCGCGAGTATCCGAATTGACCGTGAGCCAGGAGGGAACCACGGTCCGGATCATCCGCGAAAACAATGCCGTTTCACTGCGGGCGCCATCATCTCAGCCCCGGCCCGTTGCGGTGGCCGAAACGGCATCCGAGACACCCCGCGCCGAAGAACAGGCGCCGGCATCCGCCGCAGCCGCGCCGGCGTCATCCGGCATCGTCGCAGCACCGTCATTCGGTCTTTTCCATCGCGCCCCCAGCCCGGGTGCGGCACCTTTCGCCGAGATCGGCGATGAGGTCAGGGAAGGACAGGAACTCTTCATCATCGAGGCGATGAAAGTGTTCAACACCGTGAGGGCCGAACGAAGCGGCAGGATCGCCAGATTTATCGCCAATGACGGCGAAGACGTCGAACTCGGACAGCCAGTGCTGGAGTTCGAATGA
- a CDS encoding DMT family transporter produces the protein MGSGMNPKTGILLKLTAMLAFTVMSACVKGLDGAIPVGEVVFCRGFFALIPLCLWFIASSERISVPAARNIGRLLAGSSAGLGGMFFGFLALAYLPLVNVTVLSYTTPLFTIMLAALLLGEKVRIYRWSAVLTGFIGVFITLSPKLIFDAASGPAQIDRVAMIGTALALTGALCAAFSSIAVRHLNSIEKPSRIVLIYTLTGVVAGLATLGFGWKMPDFHQFLLLAGGGLAGGIGQITMTLSLRHAQASLLAPFDYTTMIWAIALGYLFMAEVPTGATIAGALTVIAAGLFAMWRENRLAKQAVREPTASAVP, from the coding sequence ATGGGGAGCGGGATGAATCCTAAAACCGGAATTTTGCTCAAGCTGACGGCCATGCTGGCTTTTACAGTCATGTCCGCCTGCGTGAAGGGCCTGGACGGGGCGATACCCGTCGGCGAAGTCGTCTTCTGCCGGGGATTTTTTGCCCTCATTCCCCTCTGTCTCTGGTTCATCGCCTCCTCGGAGCGGATAAGCGTGCCGGCCGCGAGGAATATCGGCCGCCTGCTCGCGGGCAGTTCGGCCGGGCTTGGCGGCATGTTCTTCGGCTTTCTGGCACTCGCCTATCTGCCGCTGGTGAATGTGACGGTGCTGAGCTACACGACACCGCTTTTCACCATCATGCTGGCGGCGCTGCTTCTAGGCGAAAAAGTGCGGATATACCGCTGGTCCGCCGTGCTCACCGGTTTCATCGGCGTCTTCATCACGCTCTCGCCGAAACTGATCTTCGATGCCGCCTCAGGCCCGGCCCAAATCGACAGGGTCGCGATGATCGGAACCGCACTGGCGCTGACCGGTGCGCTTTGCGCGGCCTTTTCCTCCATCGCCGTCCGCCATCTGAACAGTATCGAAAAACCATCGCGCATCGTACTCATCTATACGCTGACGGGTGTGGTGGCCGGCCTCGCCACGCTCGGATTCGGATGGAAGATGCCGGATTTTCACCAGTTCCTGCTGCTCGCCGGCGGCGGCCTTGCCGGCGGCATCGGCCAGATCACCATGACGCTCAGCCTGCGCCATGCCCAGGCTTCGCTGCTGGCGCCCTTCGACTATACGACGATGATATGGGCGATCGCGCTAGGCTATCTCTTCATGGCCGAAGTGCCGACGGGCGCAACGATCGCAGGCGCGCTGACGGTCATCGCCGCCGGGCTTTTCGCCATGTGGCGCGAAAACCGGCTGGCGAAACAGGCCGTCAGGGAGCCGACAGCGTCAGCTGTTCCGTGA
- a CDS encoding DMT family transporter, translated as MDSRKGILLKISAALALVLMGACISGLRGEIPIGQVVFFRSAVAMLPLCLWMAVQGGFRRQVATSHIGGHLVRSFSGTGGMVFSYLALAYIPLADATAISYATPLFTVILAVLLLKEVVRIYRWTAVVVGLCGIVLILSPHFSFDVSDVASGSGVAMLGGLFGLAAAFFSAISMIQIRHLTQTENTGAIIFYFTLLTTVIGFASIGMGWTMPTAWQWTLLIGTGLIGGTAQILVTLSLRYAEASLLAPFDYTTMIWALLIGYTFMDQVPALTTILGASIVVAAGLFTLWRERRLHKKRVTEQLTLSAP; from the coding sequence ATGGATTCCCGCAAAGGCATTCTCCTCAAAATCTCCGCAGCGCTCGCTCTGGTGCTGATGGGCGCCTGCATCAGCGGCCTCCGGGGCGAGATACCCATCGGGCAGGTGGTCTTCTTCAGGTCGGCTGTGGCCATGCTGCCGCTCTGTCTGTGGATGGCGGTGCAGGGCGGTTTTCGAAGGCAGGTGGCAACCAGCCATATTGGCGGCCATCTGGTGCGAAGTTTTTCCGGCACCGGCGGCATGGTCTTCAGCTATCTGGCGCTCGCCTATATTCCGCTGGCTGACGCGACGGCCATCAGCTACGCGACACCGCTCTTCACCGTCATTCTGGCGGTGCTGCTTCTCAAGGAAGTTGTCAGGATTTATCGCTGGACAGCAGTGGTCGTCGGGCTCTGCGGCATCGTGCTGATCCTGTCGCCGCATTTTTCCTTCGATGTTTCGGATGTCGCTTCCGGTTCCGGCGTCGCGATGCTCGGCGGCCTGTTCGGCCTGGCGGCGGCTTTTTTCTCCGCCATATCGATGATCCAGATCCGGCATTTGACGCAGACGGAAAATACCGGCGCGATCATCTTCTATTTCACCCTGCTCACAACCGTCATTGGTTTCGCGAGCATCGGCATGGGCTGGACAATGCCGACCGCGTGGCAATGGACCCTGCTGATCGGCACCGGTCTCATTGGCGGAACCGCGCAGATACTGGTGACGCTCAGCCTGCGCTATGCGGAAGCTTCGCTGCTGGCGCCGTTCGATTACACGACGATGATCTGGGCGCTGTTGATCGGTTACACCTTCATGGATCAGGTGCCGGCCCTGACGACCATTCTCGGAGCCTCAATCGTGGTTGCCGCTGGCCTGTTCACGCTGTGGCGGGAAAGGCGGCTGCACAAAAAGCGGGTCACGGAACAGCTGACGCTGTCGGCTCCCTGA
- a CDS encoding biotin-dependent carboxyltransferase family protein, with protein sequence MIHILACGPLNTVQDLGRAGYRNIGITATGAMDPIALRVGNLLAGNGEEAAAIEIQTFPFRIEFEEALTFAVTGADCAARLDGADLPPYWCVRAEKGQILELSTPLKNARAYLCLQGGVDVPVVMGSRSTSLRGSFGGHEGRHLTTGDRLPVLPSESLALPASGLGLMPLAEAMPDMFPVSDTGELLLRAIPAAEHDLFGDSAERFWSEAWKITSQSDRTGYRLAGTPLTLSAPVELRSYGVIPGVVQVPPSGEPIIQMSDANTAGGYPKMAGIIDSDLWRLGQARIGSRIRFVQATVREALEVEQAIDAYFADIRRTLPLVTAALGTLTKR encoded by the coding sequence ATGATCCATATTCTTGCCTGCGGACCGCTGAACACCGTGCAGGATCTCGGCCGCGCGGGTTACCGCAATATCGGCATCACCGCCACGGGCGCGATGGACCCGATTGCCCTGAGGGTCGGCAATCTTCTCGCCGGCAACGGCGAAGAGGCCGCGGCGATTGAAATCCAGACCTTTCCTTTCCGCATCGAATTCGAAGAGGCGCTGACCTTCGCGGTAACCGGCGCGGACTGCGCCGCAAGGCTCGATGGTGCGGATCTGCCACCCTACTGGTGTGTGCGGGCCGAGAAGGGTCAAATCCTCGAGCTTTCGACCCCGCTGAAAAATGCGCGGGCCTATCTCTGCCTTCAGGGCGGCGTCGACGTTCCAGTGGTGATGGGATCGCGCAGCACTTCTCTTCGCGGCTCCTTCGGCGGTCACGAAGGACGGCATCTCACCACTGGCGACAGGTTGCCCGTTCTGCCATCCGAGTCACTCGCTCTGCCTGCAAGCGGCCTTGGCCTTATGCCGCTTGCCGAGGCGATGCCGGACATGTTTCCGGTGTCCGACACCGGCGAATTGCTGCTGAGAGCCATTCCAGCCGCCGAACATGATCTTTTCGGCGACAGCGCCGAACGTTTCTGGTCGGAAGCCTGGAAAATCACCTCACAGAGCGACCGCACCGGCTACCGGCTGGCCGGAACGCCGCTGACGCTTTCGGCACCGGTAGAATTACGTTCCTACGGTGTCATTCCGGGCGTGGTTCAGGTGCCGCCGAGCGGCGAGCCGATCATCCAGATGAGCGACGCCAATACGGCCGGTGGTTATCCCAAGATGGCTGGTATCATTGACAGCGATCTATGGCGGCTCGGCCAGGCCCGCATCGGCAGCCGCATCCGCTTCGTGCAGGCAACGGTGCGCGAGGCGCTGGAGGTCGAACAGGCGATCGACGCCTATTTCGCGGATATCCGCAGAACCCTGCCGCTGGTTACCGCCGCACTCGGCACGCTGACAAAACGATAA
- the pxpB gene encoding 5-oxoprolinase subunit PxpB: MMVTSMSNLPLKTPHLTPAHLGLPKISMIGNRTFLIEAPGELDLPAQRRIWALTRALKDRPEVLELIPGMTNLLIVLRGTPEDAGHLQDELLDIWQKTAELDLLGKTIEVPTIYGGEHAIDLAAICDYSGLPDKEVVRLHFERTYTVFAVGSAPGFGYLGGLDPRIFMPRKKVPSLRMLKGMVTIGGMQSGISVLTGPNGWNSLGFTEITMFDATAEQPAVLAPGDRVRFLPERIEL, encoded by the coding sequence ATGATGGTGACGTCGATGAGCAACCTCCCGCTGAAAACGCCCCACCTCACCCCTGCCCATCTGGGCCTGCCGAAAATCTCGATGATCGGCAACAGGACCTTTCTGATCGAAGCGCCCGGCGAGCTGGACCTTCCCGCCCAGCGGCGCATCTGGGCGCTGACGCGCGCGCTGAAAGATCGCCCCGAGGTGCTGGAACTCATACCCGGCATGACCAACCTGCTGATCGTGCTGCGCGGCACGCCTGAAGATGCCGGGCATCTGCAGGACGAGCTTCTCGACATCTGGCAAAAGACGGCGGAGCTCGATCTTCTCGGCAAGACCATCGAAGTGCCCACGATCTATGGCGGCGAACACGCCATCGACCTTGCGGCGATCTGCGATTATTCCGGCCTACCCGATAAGGAGGTTGTGCGCCTGCACTTCGAGCGCACCTATACGGTTTTCGCCGTCGGCAGCGCGCCTGGTTTCGGTTATCTCGGCGGTCTCGATCCACGCATTTTCATGCCGCGCAAAAAAGTCCCTTCGCTTCGTATGTTGAAGGGCATGGTGACGATCGGCGGCATGCAGTCCGGCATCTCGGTTCTGACCGGGCCGAACGGCTGGAATTCGCTGGGTTTCACCGAAATCACCATGTTCGATGCCACGGCCGAACAGCCGGCGGTGCTTGCCCCCGGCGACCGCGTTCGTTTCCTTCCCGAAAGGATCGAACTATGA
- a CDS encoding biotin/lipoyl-containing protein, with protein sequence MKRQPVSISRYTEPGTIADLAAHLESNNVSAIEIETPDGSLKIVAMAGGQAPAGERPIETNKAPVKAGDILARAPMAGIFTAAHPQRPDRAVQAGQSVVKSEIVAFIAVGPVLVPVIAEKAGTVSEIVTEAGALVGYGSPLLKTET encoded by the coding sequence GTGAAGCGACAGCCTGTTTCCATATCCCGCTACACCGAACCCGGCACGATTGCCGATCTTGCCGCTCACCTTGAGAGCAACAACGTCTCCGCCATCGAGATAGAGACCCCCGATGGGTCATTGAAGATCGTTGCCATGGCAGGTGGCCAGGCCCCTGCCGGAGAGCGGCCCATTGAAACGAACAAAGCGCCGGTAAAGGCGGGGGATATTCTTGCCCGTGCACCGATGGCCGGCATCTTCACAGCCGCCCATCCGCAGCGCCCAGACCGGGCGGTTCAGGCAGGACAATCCGTAGTGAAAAGCGAGATCGTCGCATTCATCGCGGTCGGACCCGTGCTTGTTCCGGTCATCGCCGAAAAAGCCGGCACCGTCAGCGAAATCGTGACGGAAGCCGGAGCGCTTGTCGGCTATGGCTCCCCCCTTCTCAAGACCGAAACATGA
- the accC gene encoding acetyl-CoA carboxylase biotin carboxylase subunit, whose product MMDATLPKAAAEQRAFDSVLIANRGEIALRVQRACRELGLKTVMVYSEADKDADYLKAADTAICIGPASPGQSYLNAPAILLAMELTGAGAVHPGYGFLSERASFSEAVEAAGAVFIGPRADAIRTMGDKIAAKRAMMEAGVPCVPGPDSALPDDAVEVAKIAAEIGYPVIVKAAGGGGGRGMRVVREASALQDAVLVTREEASRAFGTPELYIEKFLEHPRHVEIQVLCDGQGGGVWVGLRDCSMQRRHQKVVEEGPAIGIPPDVAAFVGNRCVEACRQIGYRGVGTFEFLYENGEFYFIEMNTRLQVEHPVTEMTSGVDLVRQQLLVALGHPLEISQEDIVCEGHSIECRINAEDAYSFIPCPGLITALHLPGGPGVRVDTHVTAGYRVSAHYDSLIAKLIVHAPTREQAILRMRRALGEMRIEGVSTNLPLHREILQDPAFSEGGTDIHYLEHWLAARSAK is encoded by the coding sequence ATGATGGATGCGACACTCCCAAAGGCAGCGGCCGAACAAAGAGCATTCGACAGCGTCCTTATCGCCAATCGCGGCGAGATCGCACTGCGCGTGCAGCGCGCCTGCCGCGAACTCGGCCTGAAGACCGTCATGGTCTATTCGGAAGCCGATAAGGATGCGGATTATCTGAAGGCGGCCGACACCGCCATCTGCATCGGCCCGGCCTCGCCCGGCCAGAGCTATCTCAACGCGCCGGCCATATTGCTCGCAATGGAGCTGACCGGCGCTGGCGCGGTTCACCCGGGCTATGGTTTTCTATCCGAAAGAGCGTCTTTTTCGGAGGCCGTGGAGGCGGCGGGAGCCGTCTTCATCGGCCCGCGCGCCGACGCCATCCGCACAATGGGCGACAAGATCGCGGCGAAGCGGGCGATGATGGAGGCCGGCGTGCCCTGCGTTCCCGGCCCTGATTCCGCCCTGCCGGATGACGCCGTGGAAGTTGCGAAAATCGCCGCCGAAATCGGTTATCCCGTCATCGTCAAGGCGGCCGGCGGCGGCGGCGGGCGTGGCATGCGTGTCGTGCGCGAGGCCTCCGCCCTTCAGGACGCCGTGCTCGTCACGCGTGAGGAGGCAAGCCGGGCCTTCGGAACGCCGGAACTCTATATCGAGAAATTCCTCGAACATCCGCGCCATGTCGAAATTCAGGTTCTCTGCGATGGTCAGGGCGGCGGCGTCTGGGTGGGGCTGCGCGACTGTTCCATGCAGCGCCGGCACCAGAAGGTCGTCGAAGAAGGCCCGGCCATCGGCATCCCGCCTGATGTCGCGGCTTTCGTCGGCAATCGCTGTGTCGAAGCCTGCCGCCAGATCGGTTATCGCGGTGTCGGCACCTTCGAATTTCTCTACGAGAATGGCGAATTTTATTTCATCGAGATGAATACCCGCCTGCAGGTCGAACATCCGGTCACGGAAATGACCTCGGGCGTGGATCTGGTACGCCAGCAGCTTCTCGTCGCCCTCGGCCATCCGCTTGAGATTTCGCAGGAAGATATCGTCTGCGAAGGCCATTCGATCGAATGCCGCATCAATGCCGAAGACGCCTATAGTTTCATTCCCTGCCCCGGTTTGATAACGGCCCTTCACCTGCCGGGCGGCCCCGGCGTGCGGGTCGATACCCACGTGACGGCGGGTTACAGGGTTTCCGCCCATTACGATTCGCTGATTGCCAAGCTCATCGTCCACGCGCCGACGCGCGAACAGGCGATCCTGCGCATGCGGCGCGCGCTTGGCGAAATGCGCATCGAAGGTGTTTCCACCAACCTGCCGCTGCACCGGGAAATATTGCAGGACCCGGCCTTTTCCGAAGGCGGCACGGATATTCATTACCTCGAACATTGGCTTGCAGCGCGGAGTGCAAAGTGA
- a CDS encoding LysR family transcriptional regulator → MLDLRRLRYLVAIADCGSMSAAARQLGIAQPALSHHITELERLVGFPVLHRLARGVKATEKGEVLLSHAREITEKVRQAEAEIRAMAYLDERVIRLSLIPSWATAFAPSIISEVAASMPKVSLRLIEARNDESLRLIRLGKVDMAVALVGAEDKADDLIVKESLFAVSSRPIGRSIPLEAAAGLNLILPPKDNPLRISIDEAAARAGITLNVTMEIDGQDTIKRAVSAGIGATILSWNSVQQEQEAGQLQAAHITEPVIYRSIHLLKGREVDERTFRLFRDLLRAVARREPASNP, encoded by the coding sequence ATGTTGGATTTGCGTAGGCTGCGATATCTGGTCGCGATCGCCGATTGCGGCTCCATGTCGGCGGCGGCGCGGCAATTGGGGATAGCCCAGCCGGCGCTTAGCCACCACATCACGGAACTGGAACGGCTGGTGGGTTTTCCCGTGTTGCACCGGCTGGCGCGCGGCGTGAAGGCGACGGAAAAGGGTGAAGTCCTGCTTTCCCATGCGCGGGAGATTACCGAGAAGGTGCGGCAGGCGGAAGCGGAAATCCGGGCCATGGCTTATCTGGACGAGCGGGTGATCCGGCTGAGCCTCATTCCCTCCTGGGCCACAGCCTTTGCGCCGAGCATCATCAGCGAGGTTGCCGCTTCGATGCCCAAGGTGTCGCTGCGGCTGATAGAGGCGCGCAATGATGAATCCCTGCGGCTCATCCGTCTCGGCAAGGTGGATATGGCCGTTGCGCTGGTGGGAGCGGAGGACAAGGCCGACGACCTCATCGTCAAGGAGAGCCTGTTTGCCGTTTCTTCAAGGCCTATCGGCCGGTCAATCCCGCTTGAGGCTGCGGCAGGGCTTAACCTGATCCTGCCGCCGAAGGACAATCCGCTGCGTATATCGATCGACGAGGCCGCTGCCCGTGCCGGTATTACACTGAATGTCACCATGGAGATCGACGGGCAGGATACGATCAAACGCGCCGTCAGCGCCGGTATTGGCGCGACGATCCTGTCATGGAATTCGGTGCAGCAGGAGCAGGAGGCCGGTCAGCTTCAGGCCGCTCATATTACCGAGCCCGTCATTTATCGCTCCATCCATTTGCTGAAGGGCAGGGAGGTGGATGAGCGAACGTTCAGGCTGTTCCGCGACCTGTTGCGGGCGGTTGCAAGACGCGAACCGGCATCCAACCCATAA